From one Paenibacillus terrae HPL-003 genomic stretch:
- a CDS encoding anti-sigma factor has protein sequence MDCKQAVSFMHDYLDGDLSEQDKQELEHHLFTCPECRMRFKELERTDAMLYGTRHQVPCVSDELTLRIMNALPPHRRAPMVPMLTWVKRHPAVTAAAFFLVIICSSMASFSTTDHQLVVKGSHLDQVVIQGDTVIVPEGKSIAGDLTVQNGEARVYGDVEGNVTVIDGSYYQASTAHIAGQVKSIDQTLDWIWYKVTDLFGGTSSP, from the coding sequence ATGGATTGCAAACAAGCCGTCTCTTTTATGCATGACTATCTGGATGGCGACCTGTCTGAGCAGGACAAACAGGAGTTAGAGCATCACTTGTTCACCTGCCCGGAATGCCGCATGCGTTTTAAAGAGCTGGAGCGGACGGATGCGATGCTTTATGGTACACGGCATCAAGTGCCGTGTGTATCGGATGAGCTGACACTTCGCATTATGAATGCTTTGCCGCCGCATAGAAGAGCGCCAATGGTGCCTATGCTGACTTGGGTGAAAAGGCACCCGGCTGTAACGGCCGCTGCTTTCTTTCTTGTTATTATATGCTCAAGTATGGCAAGCTTTTCAACCACAGACCATCAATTGGTAGTCAAGGGAAGCCATCTGGATCAGGTTGTTATTCAAGGGGATACTGTGATAGTGCCTGAAGGTAAATCCATTGCTGGAGATTTGACCGTGCAAAATGGCGAGGCTCGGGTATATGGTGATGTGGAAGGGAATGTAACTGTGATTGATGGTTCCTACTATCAAGCGTCCACAGCACATATTGCAGGACAGGTCAAAAGTATTGATCAAACCTTGGACTGGATTTGGTATAAAGTTACTGATTTGTTCGGGGGTACGTCCTCTCCATAA
- the ppc gene encoding phosphoenolpyruvate carboxylase encodes MTELTLTANKNQSNNLLRRDVRFLGNILGEVLVHQGGNELLDIVEKIRETSKSLRAGYQPELYENFKQIVSGLDTDIRHQVIRAFAIYFQLVNIAEQNHRIRRKRDYEHSAGEDIQRGSIESSVQELKQGGFSAEDVSSLLEELSLELVMTAHPTEATRRVILDIHKRISEDVMLLDNPMLTLREREQVRENLLNEVITLWQTDELRDRKPTVLDEVRNGMYYFHETLFHVLPDVYQELERCLGKYYPEQRWHIPTYLRFGSWIGGDRDGNPSVTAHVTWETLRMQRKLALREYQHTLKEFMGYLSFSTSIIRVSDDLLASIEEDRTHITLKKMEVWHNEKEPYRIKLAYMIAKVNNILDESKQGTKERYSCAEELIADLNVIDDSLRHHFADYVADTYIQKMIRQVELFGFHTATLDVRQHSQEHENAMTEILSKMNIVADYGKLPEEEKIDLLEKLLNEPRPITSPYLKYSDSTQECLDVYRTIYLAQEEFGKQSITSYLISMTQGASDLLEVMVLSKEVGLFRIEKDGTVVCTLQSVPLFETIDDLHAAPSIMKRLLNLPVYRQSVAAMDQLQEIMLGYSDSNKDGGVVTANWELRVAMNSITEVVNEFGVKVKFFHGRGGALGRGGMPLNRSILAQPPHTIGGGIKITEQGEVLSSRYSLKGIAYRSLEQATSALITAVAYNRSGKKEVFEESWEEIIAHISEVSLEKYQDLIFRDPDFFAFFKESTPLPEVGELNIGSRPSKRKNSERFEDLRAIPWVFAWTQSRYLLPAWYAAGTGLQSFYQNNEDNLKVLQTMFKESAFFRSLIDTLQMAIAKADLLIAEEYAGMSDNEEARQRIFGQISEEFKLTSELILKITGQSEILDDVPVIQESIRLRNPYVDPLSYLQVQLLSELRELRNQNGDDAELLREVLLTINGIAAGLRNTG; translated from the coding sequence ATGACTGAGCTTACGTTAACCGCTAACAAAAACCAATCCAACAATCTGCTGCGGCGGGACGTTCGTTTTCTGGGGAATATTCTTGGTGAGGTTTTGGTTCATCAGGGTGGCAACGAACTTTTGGATATCGTGGAAAAGATACGTGAGACAAGTAAATCGTTACGTGCCGGGTATCAGCCGGAGTTGTATGAGAATTTCAAACAAATCGTTAGCGGACTGGATACGGACATTCGTCACCAGGTTATTCGCGCGTTTGCGATTTATTTTCAGTTAGTGAATATTGCCGAGCAAAATCATCGTATCCGCCGCAAACGGGACTATGAGCATTCTGCTGGTGAAGATATTCAACGTGGTTCAATTGAAAGTTCTGTTCAGGAGCTTAAGCAGGGTGGATTTTCTGCTGAGGACGTTAGCAGTCTGCTGGAGGAGCTTTCTCTGGAGCTGGTTATGACTGCACATCCTACAGAGGCCACGAGACGGGTGATTTTGGACATTCACAAGCGCATTTCCGAGGACGTCATGCTGTTGGATAATCCTATGCTTACCTTGCGGGAGCGGGAACAGGTGCGGGAAAATCTGCTGAATGAAGTGATTACACTATGGCAGACAGACGAACTGCGTGATCGCAAACCGACTGTGTTAGACGAAGTAAGAAATGGGATGTATTATTTTCATGAGACTTTGTTTCATGTGCTGCCGGATGTATACCAAGAATTGGAACGATGTTTAGGCAAATATTATCCTGAGCAGAGATGGCACATTCCGACCTATTTGAGATTTGGCTCCTGGATCGGTGGGGACCGGGACGGTAACCCGTCTGTTACGGCTCATGTTACTTGGGAAACGTTACGTATGCAGCGTAAGCTGGCTTTGAGAGAATATCAGCACACGCTGAAGGAATTTATGGGTTATCTGAGCTTTAGCACTAGCATTATACGTGTCTCTGATGATTTGCTGGCTTCTATTGAGGAAGACCGTACCCATATTACGCTTAAAAAGATGGAAGTGTGGCATAACGAGAAAGAGCCTTACCGCATCAAGCTAGCCTATATGATAGCCAAGGTGAATAATATCCTGGATGAAAGCAAGCAGGGCACGAAGGAACGTTATAGTTGTGCTGAAGAGCTTATTGCGGATCTGAACGTTATTGACGACAGCTTGCGTCATCATTTTGCGGATTATGTGGCAGATACTTATATTCAGAAGATGATTCGTCAGGTAGAGCTGTTCGGCTTCCATACGGCTACGCTGGATGTACGCCAGCATAGTCAGGAGCATGAAAATGCAATGACTGAAATTCTCTCTAAAATGAATATTGTTGCGGATTATGGCAAGCTGCCTGAGGAAGAGAAAATAGACCTGCTGGAAAAGCTGCTGAATGAGCCTCGTCCGATTACATCGCCGTATTTGAAATATAGCGACAGCACTCAAGAATGTCTTGATGTATATCGTACGATTTATCTGGCTCAGGAGGAATTTGGCAAGCAATCCATTACAAGCTACTTGATCAGTATGACTCAGGGAGCAAGCGATTTACTGGAAGTTATGGTGCTGTCTAAAGAAGTGGGGCTGTTCCGTATCGAGAAAGATGGTACAGTCGTATGTACATTGCAATCCGTTCCTCTGTTTGAAACGATAGACGATCTGCATGCTGCCCCTAGTATTATGAAAAGGCTGCTGAACTTGCCTGTATATCGCCAATCCGTAGCAGCAATGGATCAGCTCCAAGAGATCATGCTGGGATATTCAGATAGTAACAAGGACGGCGGTGTGGTTACTGCGAACTGGGAGCTTCGGGTTGCGATGAACAGCATTACGGAAGTGGTTAATGAGTTCGGTGTAAAAGTGAAGTTCTTCCATGGACGTGGAGGAGCACTGGGACGCGGAGGAATGCCGCTTAACCGTAGCATTTTGGCCCAACCTCCACATACGATCGGAGGCGGAATCAAGATTACGGAGCAGGGTGAGGTACTCTCATCCAGATACTCGCTCAAGGGCATCGCTTATCGAAGCTTGGAACAGGCAACGTCAGCTCTGATTACCGCAGTTGCGTATAACCGTTCCGGTAAGAAGGAAGTGTTCGAGGAGAGCTGGGAGGAGATCATCGCCCATATTTCCGAGGTATCGCTGGAGAAGTATCAGGATTTGATTTTCCGCGACCCGGATTTCTTTGCTTTCTTCAAGGAATCAACGCCATTGCCTGAGGTGGGCGAACTGAATATCGGCTCTCGTCCATCCAAACGTAAGAACAGTGAACGTTTTGAGGACTTGCGCGCTATTCCATGGGTTTTTGCATGGACGCAAAGCCGGTACTTGCTACCTGCTTGGTACGCGGCTGGAACAGGGCTGCAAAGCTTCTATCAGAACAATGAGGATAACCTCAAGGTGCTGCAAACGATGTTCAAGGAATCAGCTTTTTTCCGCTCCCTTATTGATACACTGCAAATGGCGATTGCGAAGGCGGATTTGCTGATTGCAGAGGAATATGCAGGGATGTCCGATAATGAAGAGGCTCGCCAACGCATTTTCGGACAAATTTCAGAGGAATTCAAGCTGACATCCGAGCTGATTTTGAAAATAACAGGACAATCGGAAATTCTGGACGATGTGCCGGTAATTCAGGAGTCCATCCGATTGCGTAATCCTTATGTCGACCCGTTAAGCTACTTGCAGGTTCAGTTGCTTAGTGAGCTACGCGAACTACGTAACCAGAATGGGGATGATGCGGAGCTGCTACGTGAGGTGCTGTTAACCATTAACGGAATTGCCGCAGGGCTGAGAAACACGGGCTGA
- the sigW gene encoding RNA polymerase sigma factor SigW yields MDNMESRLVRLVQKGDQRAFAELVELYKDRIFHLSYRMLGNRHEAEDLVQETFLRVYRNLEKYDHGQKFSTWIYRIATNLCIDRLRRRKPTYSLDAEMNEQEGVDGYAMLASEELTPEGRTLLSETQSLIHDAIDSLPDKYRTIMVLRYLQELSLQEISDVLNLPVTTIKTRVHRGRDFLRKKLEHKL; encoded by the coding sequence GTGGATAATATGGAAAGCCGCTTGGTTAGGCTGGTGCAGAAAGGTGATCAGCGAGCTTTTGCGGAGTTAGTCGAGTTATATAAAGATCGGATTTTCCATCTTTCCTACCGGATGCTTGGGAATCGTCATGAGGCGGAGGATCTGGTGCAGGAAACTTTTTTGCGTGTATATCGTAATTTGGAAAAATATGACCATGGGCAGAAGTTCTCCACATGGATTTACCGAATTGCGACGAATCTGTGCATTGACCGTCTGCGAAGGAGAAAACCTACATATTCACTGGATGCTGAGATGAATGAGCAGGAAGGTGTGGATGGGTATGCGATGCTCGCTAGCGAAGAGCTTACACCCGAAGGGCGTACACTGTTGTCCGAGACACAATCCTTGATTCATGATGCCATTGACAGTCTTCCAGACAAATACCGGACAATTATGGTTTTGCGTTACTTGCAGGAGCTTTCCTTGCAGGAAATTAGCGATGTGCTTAATCTTCCGGTCACTACCATTAAGACGAGGGTTCACAGAGGCCGGGATTTTCTACGCAAAAAATTGGAGCACAAGCTGTAA
- a CDS encoding stage II sporulation protein M, with the protein MGLKAFLHDLHTTRRLILVSTFLFCISIVVGWLSTGAIQSILAQQMEGLGEVAQRLQQSEHPQWSFFVFIFFNNAIKCVLVIFIGALFGIVPFVFLIMNGMVLGFVVHLQADMGRSLYEVIVKGLLPHGVIELPVLIIACAFGLKFGGQVMSSIGKGIGLKRKALVQTWELFMKQTLRVSIWSVVLLLIAAAIESGITYRLMSH; encoded by the coding sequence ATGGGATTAAAAGCATTTCTTCACGATTTACACACTACAAGACGGTTGATTTTAGTTTCCACATTTCTGTTTTGCATAAGTATTGTGGTGGGGTGGCTAAGTACAGGGGCTATTCAATCCATATTGGCTCAACAAATGGAAGGTTTGGGGGAAGTGGCTCAGCGTTTACAGCAGTCTGAACATCCTCAATGGAGCTTTTTTGTGTTCATCTTTTTCAATAATGCGATCAAGTGTGTGCTGGTTATATTTATCGGGGCTTTATTTGGAATCGTACCGTTTGTATTTTTGATTATGAATGGGATGGTTTTGGGGTTTGTCGTACACTTACAGGCGGATATGGGCAGAAGCTTATATGAGGTTATTGTAAAAGGACTACTCCCGCACGGGGTGATTGAATTACCCGTTTTAATTATCGCCTGTGCTTTCGGGTTGAAGTTTGGAGGGCAAGTGATGTCCTCGATTGGTAAAGGCATAGGGTTAAAACGAAAAGCGCTTGTCCAAACGTGGGAGCTCTTTATGAAACAAACGTTGAGGGTGTCTATATGGTCTGTTGTTCTGCTGCTTATTGCAGCTGCAATTGAGAGTGGAATAACGTATCGTTTAATGTCACATTAA